In Methanosarcina barkeri MS, a single window of DNA contains:
- the pglX gene encoding BREX-1 system adenine-specific DNA-methyltransferase PglX, whose protein sequence is MDKSAIIKFSNTVREKLNAEVRSQAAYYEISSKEIRAVEEHEDSVVINGKVFNSKIKNQRSQLVKQVKNKGYEQVMEEVTYTWFNRLMALKFMERNGCLPDQIRVFTSSDPDKTEPDLLTNALKLDFLNVDKDSVLDLKAENKDEELYKYLLLKLCNYLHKIMPFLFEEIEDYTELLFPDKLLHTGSVLHDLNSIIPDEDWHEVEIIGWIYQDYVEPKKNKVFADLKKGIKISKENIPVATQHFTPHWIVRYLVENSMGRLWMLNRPKSSIVDRMEYYIKPEQQEIDFLKISSPEELKICDPACGSGHMLVYAFDLLYAIYEEEGYSTSEIPELILTHNLFGIEIDKRAGELAGFALTMKARSKDRHFFKKKVQPNICVLESVTFEEGELNAYIDAVGSDLFTDAQKDTLLQFVEADNFGSLINPASSNILKILHLLESKSLPENIVLYSTHQKVMQALQNAKYLSSKYHVIVTNPPYMGSKGMNNELRIFAQEKYPDSKSDLFAMFIERGFDLIVEHGYNAMVTMQSWMFLSSYEKLRERLLDEVTIDCMVHMANMVMGIAFGTAATVWNKTKKADFKGHFSYVYYEDLTEENEPKQFPMQNDRLARASAADFKKIPGSPIAYWVSERVREIFEKSDSLDMHAKAKSGQNTGDNERFIRQWFEVSQQKIGYGYEKLSDTFNSSHKWYPYNKGGNFRKWYGNKECVINWQNDGEEIKTYAVKRNKGKHWSRYIQNLEYMLKEGVTWSFISSSYFGVRYTEKGCLFDYAGCSLFPDKYEDLYYVIGLLCSKLSFDFLKIINPTLNFQPGTVSKIPFITNSIDKKNVESISKKTISLVKSDWDLYETSWDFITLPLLKPEFHHPKLAETYTKLRYHWKEMTLETQRLEEENNRIFIEAYGLQDELTPDVSLSEITLTCNPYYRYGNNKTEEELETLLLTDTIKELISYAVGCMFGRYSPEKEGLILANQGEKLADFKEKVPEASFLPDEDNIIPILDDEYYTDDIVGRFKEFLKFTFGAETLSENLDFIAGALSKKGEASEKVIRDYFLKDFYKDHVKMYKKRPIYWLFTSGKDKVFNALVYMHRYDKTTLAKMRIDYLLDFESKLDAKRPLLEKDISENSKNRGKAETELAKLKKNIEELVKYDELLKNKADQMIEIDLDDGVKVNYEKFKGLVGKI, encoded by the coding sequence ATGGACAAATCAGCAATAATTAAATTCTCAAACACGGTTCGGGAAAAGTTAAACGCCGAAGTAAGAAGTCAGGCAGCCTATTATGAAATTTCTTCTAAAGAAATCCGCGCTGTAGAAGAACATGAAGATTCGGTTGTGATCAACGGTAAAGTCTTTAATTCTAAGATCAAAAACCAGCGTTCTCAGCTCGTAAAACAGGTCAAGAATAAGGGTTACGAACAGGTCATGGAGGAAGTGACCTATACCTGGTTCAACCGGCTTATGGCTCTTAAATTTATGGAGAGGAACGGGTGCCTCCCTGACCAGATCAGAGTCTTTACTTCCTCTGATCCTGACAAAACGGAACCCGACCTTCTAACAAATGCCCTGAAACTTGACTTTTTGAACGTTGATAAGGACTCAGTCCTCGACCTCAAGGCCGAAAACAAAGATGAAGAGCTCTACAAATACCTCCTCCTCAAGCTCTGCAATTATCTGCACAAAATAATGCCTTTCCTTTTTGAAGAAATCGAGGATTATACTGAACTCCTTTTCCCTGACAAACTCCTACACACCGGCTCAGTCCTGCATGACCTTAATTCAATAATACCGGACGAGGACTGGCACGAAGTTGAAATTATAGGTTGGATCTACCAGGATTATGTAGAACCGAAGAAGAACAAAGTCTTTGCTGATCTCAAAAAGGGAATTAAAATTAGTAAAGAAAATATTCCAGTTGCAACGCAGCATTTCACACCTCACTGGATTGTCCGTTACCTTGTGGAAAACTCCATGGGTCGCCTGTGGATGCTTAACCGTCCGAAATCAAGCATTGTTGACCGGATGGAGTATTATATAAAACCTGAACAACAGGAAATCGATTTTCTGAAAATCAGTTCTCCTGAAGAACTTAAAATATGTGATCCAGCCTGTGGTTCGGGGCACATGTTGGTTTATGCTTTTGATCTGTTGTATGCGATTTATGAAGAAGAAGGTTACAGTACCTCAGAAATTCCAGAACTGATCCTGACCCATAATCTCTTCGGGATTGAGATCGATAAGCGTGCAGGAGAACTTGCAGGCTTTGCGTTGACCATGAAGGCAAGAAGCAAGGACCGCCATTTTTTCAAAAAGAAGGTCCAGCCCAATATCTGCGTGTTGGAAAGCGTTACTTTTGAAGAAGGAGAGCTCAATGCTTACATAGATGCAGTCGGAAGTGACCTTTTCACCGATGCCCAGAAAGATACTCTGCTCCAGTTTGTCGAAGCCGACAATTTTGGTTCTCTAATTAATCCGGCTTCATCAAATATATTGAAAATACTGCATCTGCTTGAATCCAAAAGTCTCCCCGAAAATATAGTTCTTTACTCTACTCATCAGAAGGTTATGCAAGCCCTACAAAATGCCAAATATCTTAGCTCTAAGTATCACGTAATAGTCACTAACCCACCGTATATGGGTAGTAAAGGCATGAACAATGAGCTAAGAATTTTTGCTCAGGAAAAATATCCTGATAGTAAATCTGATCTTTTTGCCATGTTTATCGAGCGTGGATTTGATTTAATTGTTGAACACGGATACAATGCAATGGTTACAATGCAAAGCTGGATGTTCCTTTCATCTTACGAAAAACTAAGAGAACGCCTGCTGGATGAAGTAACGATTGATTGTATGGTTCACATGGCAAATATGGTAATGGGCATTGCTTTTGGAACGGCAGCAACTGTCTGGAACAAAACAAAGAAAGCTGACTTCAAAGGCCACTTTTCTTATGTTTACTATGAGGATTTGACAGAAGAGAATGAACCGAAACAATTCCCGATGCAGAATGATAGACTTGCTCGCGCCTCCGCCGCCGACTTCAAGAAAATTCCTGGGAGTCCGATTGCGTATTGGGTAAGTGAGAGAGTGAGGGAAATATTTGAAAAATCTGACTCTTTGGATATGCATGCAAAAGCTAAATCGGGTCAAAATACAGGAGATAATGAAAGATTCATTCGCCAATGGTTTGAGGTTTCGCAACAGAAAATTGGCTACGGATATGAAAAATTGAGTGATACATTTAACAGTTCACATAAATGGTATCCTTACAATAAGGGAGGAAATTTTAGGAAATGGTATGGAAATAAAGAGTGTGTTATTAATTGGCAAAATGATGGAGAAGAAATAAAAACATATGCCGTTAAAAGAAATAAGGGGAAGCACTGGTCACGGTATATTCAGAATTTAGAATACATGCTTAAAGAAGGCGTGACGTGGTCTTTTATAAGTAGTTCTTATTTTGGTGTAAGATACACTGAAAAAGGCTGTCTATTTGATTATGCCGGATGCTCACTATTTCCAGATAAGTATGAAGATTTGTATTATGTGATAGGATTATTATGTTCAAAGTTATCTTTTGATTTTCTTAAGATTATCAACCCAACATTAAATTTTCAGCCGGGTACAGTTAGCAAAATCCCTTTTATAACCAATAGTATCGATAAAAAAAATGTTGAGAGTATCTCAAAAAAAACAATTTCATTGGTGAAATCCGACTGGGATTTATATGAAACTTCTTGGGATTTTATTACTCTTCCATTATTGAAACCAGAATTCCATCACCCCAAACTTGCTGAAACTTACACTAAACTCCGCTACCACTGGAAAGAAATGACTCTTGAAACGCAGCGGCTTGAGGAAGAGAATAACCGCATTTTCATCGAAGCCTACGGTCTGCAGGATGAACTAACGCCAGATGTTTCCCTTTCTGAAATCACATTGACCTGTAACCCATACTATCGCTACGGCAACAACAAAACCGAAGAAGAACTGGAAACTCTTTTGCTGACCGATACCATAAAAGAACTAATTTCCTATGCTGTCGGCTGCATGTTCGGAAGATACTCCCCGGAAAAAGAAGGGCTGATTCTTGCAAATCAGGGAGAAAAGCTGGCTGATTTTAAAGAAAAGGTTCCTGAAGCTTCTTTCCTGCCGGATGAAGATAATATAATCCCGATTCTTGATGATGAATATTACACGGACGACATTGTAGGCCGGTTCAAGGAGTTTTTGAAATTTACTTTTGGGGCAGAGACGCTTTCTGAAAACCTGGACTTTATTGCAGGGGCGCTTTCGAAAAAAGGCGAAGCTTCTGAGAAAGTCATAAGGGATTATTTCCTGAAGGATTTCTACAAAGATCACGTTAAAATGTATAAGAAGAGACCGATTTACTGGCTCTTTACTTCAGGGAAAGATAAAGTGTTCAATGCGCTCGTTTACATGCACAGGTACGATAAAACTACCCTGGCGAAGATGAGGATCGATTATTTGCTGGATTTTGAGTCAAAGCTGGATGCTAAAAGGCCGCTTCTTGAAAAAGATATTTCTGAGAATTCCAAAAATCGAGGGAAGGCAGAAACTGAACTTGCGAAGCTCAAAAAGAATATTGAAGAGCTCGTGAAGTATGATGAACTTCTTAAGAATAAAGCGGATCAGATGATTGAGATTGATCTGGATGATGGGGTCAAAGTGAATTATGAGAAGTTTAAAGGGTTGGTGGGGAAGATATAA
- a CDS encoding DUF1788 domain-containing protein has translation MKLEERLELFKEKIKTDDFLKCKGLGNEIPYWIFDYEPENELLVRDTISKLISGFESKHSIKIIEINLYNLCLKILNQKLTDEKLIKFEKKKGSDALLEKVRLILNQETTKKEISEILNVDYDLIFLTGIGNAWPMVRAHSILNNLYSVTGKKPLVLFYPGKFSGLDLSLFGEFKTKNYYRAFRLMPEAM, from the coding sequence ATGAAACTTGAAGAGCGTCTCGAACTCTTTAAAGAAAAAATAAAAACTGATGATTTTTTGAAATGCAAAGGGTTAGGAAATGAGATTCCATATTGGATTTTTGATTACGAGCCTGAAAACGAGCTTCTTGTTAGGGACACAATAAGTAAACTTATCTCAGGTTTTGAGAGCAAACACTCGATTAAGATAATTGAGATTAATCTGTATAACCTATGTCTCAAAATCCTGAACCAGAAGCTTACTGATGAGAAACTGATTAAGTTCGAGAAGAAAAAGGGTTCAGATGCCTTGCTTGAGAAAGTAAGATTAATTCTTAATCAAGAGACTACAAAAAAAGAGATTTCCGAGATTCTCAACGTCGATTACGACCTTATTTTTTTGACAGGAATAGGAAACGCATGGCCAATGGTCAGAGCTCATTCCATTCTTAATAACCTATATTCTGTTACAGGCAAGAAGCCTCTTGTACTGTTTTATCCAGGAAAGTTCAGTGGGCTTGACCTTAGCTTATTTGGTGAATTTAAAACCAAAAATTATTACAGAGCTTTCCGCTTGATGCCAGAGGCAATGTAA
- a CDS encoding DUF429 domain-containing protein has product MPKPRTLLMNKKVFVGVDGCRAGWFAVALTETDSFGVFQFPKISDLYSYFCDGNTHVRILVDIPIGLVDSKSNFKRRFCDIELEDY; this is encoded by the coding sequence ATGCCTAAACCGCGAACCCTGCTTATGAATAAAAAAGTGTTTGTTGGTGTAGACGGATGCAGAGCAGGTTGGTTTGCAGTTGCACTAACAGAAACTGATAGTTTTGGTGTATTTCAGTTTCCTAAAATCTCGGATCTCTATAGCTATTTTTGTGATGGCAATACTCATGTGCGTATACTTGTGGACATCCCTATTGGTTTAGTAGATAGCAAATCTAATTTCAAGAGAAGGTTTTGTGATATAGAACTCGAAGATTATTGA
- a CDS encoding DUF429 domain-containing protein, with the protein MRPYRQSSVFPTLCREAIYAKNYEIACDINEEVTGKRLTKQTWGIVPKIREMNDFLIATDSAKEKIIEIHPEICFWALAGKPMEYSKKESEGFSERKKLLQEICTSTDEIVQNALSKYRRKDVARDDILDALVASVTAKLSFQRGLKSIPKIPEKDSQGLPMQIVYPTFRRCLE; encoded by the coding sequence TTGAGACCCTACAGGCAGTCCAGCGTTTTCCCCACTCTCTGTAGAGAAGCCATCTATGCAAAAAACTATGAAATCGCTTGCGACATCAATGAAGAAGTTACAGGCAAACGACTTACAAAACAAACATGGGGAATCGTTCCAAAAATCAGAGAAATGAATGATTTTCTTATAGCCACAGATTCTGCTAAGGAAAAAATAATAGAAATCCATCCCGAGATTTGTTTCTGGGCTCTTGCCGGAAAGCCAATGGAATATTCAAAAAAAGAGAGTGAAGGTTTTAGCGAAAGAAAAAAGCTGCTGCAGGAAATTTGTACTTCCACAGATGAAATTGTACAGAATGCTCTTTCCAAATACAGACGTAAAGATGTAGCAAGAGACGATATTCTTGATGCTCTGGTCGCCTCTGTAACAGCAAAGTTATCTTTTCAGAGGGGACTAAAATCTATTCCAAAAATTCCTGAAAAAGACTCTCAAGGACTTCCTATGCAGATTGTTTATCCTACCTTCCGCAGATGTCTTGAGTAA
- a CDS encoding DNA-directed RNA polymerase subunit D: MTMEVDILELSDRSAKFVLSNVSTSFANGIRRAMIADVPTLAIEYVNLYDNTSVLYDEQLALRLSLIPLVTDVETYVPQAECDVCGGEGCPACEVSLTLSAEGPCTVYSRDLISSDPKIQPADLNIPIVELKKGQKLVLEALAHMGYGRDSVKWQAGIACGYKNVPVITIENCDACGHCAAECPKGIIRFEESGARVSDEDILKCSLCKLCEQVCDIHAINISFDENAFVFTMESDGSYTAKDLALNAADVVKGKAEELLSILDQF; this comes from the coding sequence ATGACGATGGAAGTAGACATTCTGGAGTTATCGGATAGATCTGCAAAATTCGTGCTTTCAAATGTTAGCACATCTTTTGCCAACGGCATTCGACGCGCCATGATCGCAGATGTACCAACGCTTGCGATTGAATATGTGAACCTTTACGACAATACCTCGGTACTCTATGATGAGCAGTTGGCTCTACGTCTGTCCTTAATCCCGCTTGTTACGGATGTAGAGACGTATGTGCCACAGGCAGAATGCGATGTCTGCGGAGGAGAGGGCTGTCCTGCCTGCGAGGTTTCCTTAACCCTAAGTGCAGAAGGTCCATGCACGGTTTATTCTCGGGATCTTATTTCCTCTGACCCGAAGATACAGCCGGCTGATCTCAATATCCCTATTGTTGAACTGAAAAAAGGGCAGAAGCTTGTGCTTGAGGCCCTCGCTCATATGGGCTATGGCAGGGATAGTGTTAAATGGCAGGCAGGAATCGCTTGCGGCTACAAGAACGTGCCTGTTATAACCATTGAAAACTGCGATGCATGCGGGCACTGTGCAGCCGAATGTCCGAAAGGCATTATACGGTTTGAAGAGTCAGGTGCCAGAGTTTCTGACGAAGATATCCTGAAGTGCTCACTCTGCAAGCTCTGCGAGCAGGTCTGTGACATCCACGCAATAAACATTAGCTTCGATGAGAACGCTTTTGTGTTTACAATGGAGTCCGATGGTTCTTATACCGCCAAAGACCTTGCCCTTAATGCAGCAGATGTGGTCAAAGGCAAAGCTGAAGAACTTTTGAGCATTCTGGACCAGTTCTGA
- a CDS encoding 30S ribosomal protein S11 translates to MANMKWAVAHIKSSFNNTIITVTDITGAETIAKSSGGMVVKAARDESSPYTAMQMAGQLADQLRDKGIHGIHIRVRAPGGNKQRSPGPGAQAAIRAFARAGIRIGRIEDVTPVPHDGTRPKGGRRV, encoded by the coding sequence ATGGCAAACATGAAATGGGCCGTAGCTCACATTAAATCTTCATTTAACAACACAATTATTACTGTAACCGATATCACAGGGGCTGAAACCATTGCAAAGTCTTCTGGTGGTATGGTTGTAAAAGCTGCAAGAGATGAGAGCTCTCCTTATACTGCCATGCAGATGGCAGGCCAGCTTGCTGACCAGCTCAGGGATAAAGGTATCCATGGCATCCATATAAGGGTAAGAGCACCTGGTGGAAACAAGCAGAGAAGCCCGGGCCCTGGCGCTCAGGCTGCAATAAGGGCTTTTGCAAGAGCAGGAATCCGTATTGGCAGGATTGAAGATGTTACTCCTGTCCCGCACGACGGCACTCGTCCCAAAGGCGGAAGACGTGTATAA
- a CDS encoding 30S ribosomal protein S4, whose amino-acid sequence MAYPGKRSKSFETPRHPWQEARMASEVQLVKAYGLRNKREVWKAASMLRMYRSEARKLLASAANSQERGLEGHQKTQSEEILAKLIRYGIIKSDADIDDILSLKTENILERRLQTQVLRLGLARTVVQARQFITHGHIAVNGRKATVPGMLVSKEDEMHIGYYSTSPLVSESHPERPVQVASVLADSTTTLRAVAEAKQAKEKAPERGGRKRRGRR is encoded by the coding sequence ATGGCATATCCAGGTAAAAGAAGTAAAAGTTTCGAGACTCCCAGGCATCCCTGGCAGGAAGCCAGGATGGCATCTGAAGTTCAGCTTGTAAAGGCATACGGCCTCAGAAACAAGAGAGAAGTTTGGAAAGCAGCCAGTATGCTCAGAATGTACAGGTCTGAAGCCCGAAAATTACTTGCAAGCGCTGCAAACTCTCAGGAAAGAGGACTTGAAGGGCATCAGAAGACGCAATCTGAAGAAATTCTTGCGAAGCTTATCCGCTATGGCATCATCAAATCAGATGCCGACATTGATGACATTCTTTCTTTAAAAACTGAAAATATTCTCGAAAGGAGACTCCAGACTCAGGTTCTCCGTCTCGGGCTTGCCAGGACAGTTGTCCAGGCTCGTCAGTTTATCACTCATGGTCACATTGCAGTAAACGGCAGAAAAGCTACAGTTCCGGGAATGCTCGTCTCCAAGGAAGATGAAATGCATATCGGGTACTATTCAACTTCTCCGCTCGTTAGCGAATCTCATCCTGAAAGACCTGTGCAGGTAGCATCTGTTCTTGCAGACAGCACAACCACTTTAAGGGCTGTTGCAGAAGCAAAGCAGGCTAAAGAAAAAGCTCCTGAAAGAGGCGGAAGGAAGAGAAGAGGGAGGAGATAA
- a CDS encoding 30S ribosomal protein S13: MVEEKNNEELRHLVRIMNTDLQGAKPVEYALTGLPGIGRRTAILIAKGAGVDPTATLGYLPDEEVSKLDRAIGNFEEIVPSWMLNRQKDLATGQDKHLLGTDILLTFREDINNLKKVRAYRGLRHERGLKVRGQRTKSTGRRGSTVGVSRRK; encoded by the coding sequence ATGGTAGAAGAAAAGAATAATGAAGAATTAAGGCATCTTGTTCGGATTATGAATACCGACCTGCAGGGGGCAAAACCCGTGGAATACGCCCTAACAGGTCTCCCAGGAATAGGGAGGCGCACCGCTATCCTTATCGCAAAGGGCGCAGGGGTAGATCCTACTGCTACACTTGGATACCTGCCAGATGAAGAAGTGTCAAAGCTAGACCGCGCAATCGGGAATTTTGAGGAGATTGTTCCATCCTGGATGTTGAACAGGCAAAAAGACCTGGCAACAGGACAGGACAAGCATCTGCTGGGAACAGACATCTTACTGACTTTCAGGGAAGATATTAACAACCTGAAGAAGGTTCGCGCCTACAGAGGATTAAGGCACGAAAGGGGCCTTAAGGTCAGAGGACAGAGAACGAAATCTACAGGCCGCCGCGGGTCAACTGTCGGTGTCAGCAGGAGAAAGTGA